From a region of the Actinomadura luzonensis genome:
- the purF gene encoding amidophosphoribosyltransferase, whose translation MLKGDGRLGHDLDPHDRAPKDACGVFGVWAPGEEVSKLTYYGLYALQHRGQESAGIAASEGSRILVYKDMGLVSQVFDESVLGTLRGHLAIGHCRYSTTGSSVWENAQPTLSSTEVGGLALAHNGNLINTPELAQRLAPGSTRATTDTEVLTTLLAQDRTRSIEDSAAELLPQVKGAYSLVFMDEKTLYAARDPQGIRPLVLGRLERGWVVASETAALDIVGATFVREIEPGELLTIDERGVRSRRFALAEPKGCLFEYVYLARPDTTIAGRGVQVTRVEVGRVLAREHPVEADLVIPTPESGTPAAVGYAEESGIPYGQGLVKNSYVGRTFIQPSQTIRQLGIRLKLNPLREVVEGKRLVVVDDSIVRGNTQRAIVKMLREAGAREVHVRISSPPVAWPCFYGIDFATRAELIAGSLTVEEIRASLGADSLGYISLEGLTKATTLPADRLCRACFTGEYPIPIDQDNVGKFVLESKA comes from the coding sequence GTGCTGAAGGGCGACGGCCGGCTCGGCCATGACCTGGACCCCCACGACCGCGCACCTAAAGACGCCTGTGGCGTCTTCGGCGTCTGGGCGCCAGGCGAGGAAGTTTCCAAACTCACCTACTACGGGCTGTACGCGTTGCAGCACCGCGGGCAGGAGTCCGCGGGCATCGCGGCCAGCGAGGGCAGCCGCATCCTCGTCTACAAGGACATGGGTCTGGTCTCCCAGGTCTTCGACGAGTCCGTGCTGGGCACCCTGAGGGGCCACCTGGCGATCGGCCACTGCCGCTACTCCACCACCGGCTCCAGCGTGTGGGAGAACGCGCAGCCGACGCTCAGCTCCACCGAGGTCGGCGGGCTCGCGCTCGCGCACAACGGCAACCTGATCAACACCCCCGAGCTGGCCCAGCGCCTCGCTCCGGGCTCCACCAGGGCCACCACCGACACCGAGGTCCTGACCACGCTGCTCGCGCAGGACCGCACCCGCTCCATCGAGGACTCCGCCGCCGAGCTGCTGCCGCAGGTCAAGGGCGCGTACTCGCTGGTGTTCATGGACGAGAAGACGCTGTACGCGGCCCGCGACCCGCAGGGCATCCGCCCGCTGGTGCTCGGCCGCCTGGAGCGCGGCTGGGTGGTGGCCTCCGAGACGGCGGCGCTCGACATCGTGGGCGCCACGTTCGTCCGCGAGATCGAGCCGGGCGAGCTGCTCACCATCGACGAGCGCGGCGTGCGCTCGCGCCGCTTCGCGCTGGCCGAGCCCAAGGGCTGCCTGTTCGAGTACGTCTACCTGGCCCGCCCCGACACCACGATCGCCGGGCGCGGCGTGCAGGTCACCCGGGTCGAGGTGGGCCGCGTGCTGGCCCGCGAGCACCCGGTCGAGGCCGACCTCGTCATCCCCACGCCCGAGTCCGGCACCCCGGCCGCCGTCGGCTACGCCGAGGAGAGCGGCATCCCGTACGGGCAGGGCCTGGTCAAGAACTCCTACGTGGGCCGCACCTTCATCCAGCCGTCGCAGACCATCCGGCAGCTCGGCATCAGGCTGAAGCTCAACCCGCTGCGCGAGGTCGTCGAGGGCAAGCGCCTGGTCGTCGTGGACGACTCGATCGTGCGCGGCAACACCCAGCGGGCGATCGTCAAGATGCTCCGCGAGGCGGGGGCGCGCGAGGTGCACGTGCGCATCTCCTCGCCGCCGGTGGCCTGGCCGTGCTTCTACGGCATCGACTTCGCGACGCGGGCCGAGCTGATCGCGGGCTCGCTGACGGTGGAGGAGATCCGGGCCTCGCTCGGCGCCGACTCCCTCGGCTACATCTCGCTGGAGGGCCTGACGAAGGCCACCACGCTGCCGGCCGACCGGCTGTGCCGGGCCTGCTTCACCGGCGAGTACCCGATCCCGATCGACCAGGACAACGTCGGCAAGTTCGTGTTGGAGAGCAAGGCGTGA
- the purM gene encoding phosphoribosylformylglycinamidine cyclo-ligase produces the protein MSTYEAAGVDIEAGERAVELMKDKVARSRRPEVVDDASGFAGLFDASALLRYRRPLLATSTDGVGTKVMIAQRYGKHDTIGIDLVGMVLDDLVVCGAEPLFMTDYIACGKVVPERVAEIVGGVAEGCRLAGAALVGGETAEHPGAMGPDEYDLAGAGTGVVEADALLGPDRVRAGDVVLGLASSGIHSNGYSLVRHIVREAGLSLDAELPELGRPLGEELLEPTRIYSLDCLELARSVEVHAFAHITGGGVESNLARSLPSGLDAVLDRASWTPPPVFGVLAGHGRVAQQDMDRTFNLGVGMAAVVAADAADAALRLLADRGLPAWVLGEIVPGAGQARYR, from the coding sequence GTGAGTACGTACGAGGCCGCCGGGGTCGACATCGAGGCCGGCGAGCGGGCCGTCGAGCTGATGAAGGACAAGGTGGCCCGTTCGCGCCGGCCCGAGGTGGTCGACGACGCCAGCGGCTTCGCCGGGCTGTTCGACGCCTCCGCCCTGCTGCGCTACCGCCGGCCGCTGCTGGCCACCTCGACCGACGGCGTCGGCACCAAGGTCATGATCGCGCAGCGCTACGGCAAGCACGACACGATCGGCATCGACCTGGTCGGCATGGTCCTCGACGACCTCGTGGTGTGCGGGGCCGAGCCGCTGTTCATGACCGACTACATCGCCTGCGGCAAGGTGGTGCCCGAGCGCGTCGCCGAGATCGTGGGCGGCGTCGCCGAGGGCTGCCGCCTGGCCGGGGCCGCGCTGGTGGGCGGCGAGACGGCCGAGCACCCGGGCGCGATGGGCCCCGACGAGTACGACCTGGCCGGCGCCGGCACGGGCGTGGTGGAGGCCGACGCGCTGCTCGGCCCCGACCGCGTCAGGGCGGGCGACGTCGTGCTGGGCCTCGCCTCCTCCGGCATCCACTCCAACGGCTACTCGCTGGTCCGCCACATCGTGCGCGAGGCCGGCCTGTCGCTCGACGCGGAGCTGCCCGAGCTGGGCCGGCCGCTCGGCGAGGAGCTGCTGGAGCCGACCCGCATCTACTCGCTCGACTGCCTGGAGCTGGCGCGTTCGGTGGAGGTGCACGCCTTCGCGCACATCACCGGGGGCGGCGTGGAGTCCAACCTGGCCCGTTCGCTGCCGTCCGGGCTGGACGCCGTGCTCGACCGCGCGTCCTGGACCCCGCCGCCGGTCTTCGGCGTGCTGGCCGGGCACGGGCGGGTGGCCCAGCAGGACATGGACCGCACGTTCAACCTGGGGGTGGGCATGGCGGCCGTGGTCGCCGCCGACGCCGCCGACGCCGCCCTCCGCCTCCTCGCGGACCGGGGGCTGCCGGCGTGGGTGCTGGGCGAGATCGTCCCGGGGGCCGGCCAGGCCCGTTACCGCTGA
- a CDS encoding CGNR zinc finger domain-containing protein — translation MELLIGEPLALDLLNTRTRDLDVLDTPGDFQTWLARQAGRLTAPGGPLTPGGLAAVRRLRAHVATALDAVREGAPPPAAALAAINEAARAAPAYQVLEWRDGGPRLSAARDGDPLAVLLAQLAEAAAGLLADPAVTRVRGCEGPGCVLLFLPAHPRRRWCSPDLCGNRVRVARHYQRHK, via the coding sequence ATGGAGCTGCTGATCGGCGAGCCGCTGGCGCTGGACCTGCTCAACACCCGCACCCGCGACCTCGACGTGCTCGACACGCCCGGCGACTTCCAGACCTGGCTCGCCCGCCAGGCCGGGCGGCTCACCGCGCCCGGCGGCCCGCTCACGCCCGGCGGCCTGGCGGCCGTCCGCCGGCTGCGCGCGCACGTGGCGACGGCCCTGGACGCCGTCCGCGAGGGCGCCCCGCCGCCCGCCGCCGCCCTGGCCGCGATCAACGAGGCCGCCCGGGCCGCGCCGGCGTACCAGGTGCTGGAGTGGCGGGACGGCGGGCCGCGCCTGTCGGCGGCCCGCGACGGCGACCCCCTGGCCGTGCTGCTCGCCCAGCTCGCCGAGGCCGCCGCCGGCCTGCTCGCCGACCCGGCCGTCACCCGGGTGCGCGGCTGCGAGGGCCCCGGCTGCGTCCTGCTCTTCCTGCCCGCCCACCCGCGCCGCCGCTGGTGCTCACCCGACCTGTGCGGCAACCGCGTCCGGGTGGCCCGCCACTATCAGCGGCACAAATGA
- a CDS encoding alpha/beta fold hydrolase, whose translation MVIPEVRHGFVDVAGAQVFYREAGPRDGLPVLLLHGFPSASHQYRRLMDALGGGRFRLIAPDYPGFGHTRAPAGFTYSFDRLADVVEGFVQALGLERFAWYAFDFGGPVGFRVAQRHPEWIAALVVQNANAYEEGLSDLARATIAEPPAELFDLAVTRSQYVDGAADPARIAPDGWTLDQHFLDLPGRREAQLALALDYRSNVELYPAWQAWLREHRPPTLVLWGRGDAFFPEAGAHAYRKDVPDAEVHVFDTGHFALEERLPEIAPLIAGFLRGLDARA comes from the coding sequence ATGGTCATCCCAGAGGTGCGGCACGGTTTCGTGGACGTGGCGGGCGCGCAGGTCTTCTACCGCGAGGCAGGCCCGCGCGACGGCCTGCCGGTGCTCCTGCTGCACGGCTTCCCGTCCGCCTCCCACCAGTACCGGCGGCTCATGGACGCCCTGGGCGGCGGCCGGTTCCGGCTGATCGCCCCCGACTACCCCGGGTTCGGGCACACCCGGGCCCCTGCGGGCTTCACGTACTCCTTCGACCGGCTGGCCGACGTCGTGGAGGGCTTCGTCCAGGCGCTCGGCCTGGAGCGCTTCGCCTGGTACGCCTTCGACTTCGGCGGCCCGGTCGGCTTCCGCGTGGCGCAGCGGCACCCGGAGTGGATCGCCGCGCTCGTCGTGCAGAACGCCAACGCCTACGAGGAGGGCCTGTCGGACCTGGCCCGCGCGACGATCGCCGAGCCGCCCGCGGAGCTGTTCGACCTCGCGGTCACCCGCTCCCAGTACGTGGACGGCGCCGCCGACCCGGCCCGGATCGCCCCGGACGGCTGGACCCTGGACCAGCACTTCCTCGACCTGCCCGGCCGCAGGGAGGCCCAGCTCGCGCTGGCGCTCGACTACCGGAGCAACGTCGAGCTGTACCCGGCCTGGCAGGCGTGGCTGCGCGAGCACCGCCCGCCCACGCTGGTGCTGTGGGGCCGGGGGGACGCCTTCTTCCCCGAGGCCGGCGCGCACGCCTACCGCAAGGACGTGCCCGATGCGGAGGTGCACGTGTTCGACACCGGGCACTTCGCGCTGGAGGAGCGGCTGCCGGAGATCGCCCCGCTGATCGCGGGCTTCCTGCGGGGCCTGGACGCGCGAGCGTGA
- a CDS encoding DUF3073 domain-containing protein encodes MGRGRAKAKQVKVARQLKYNSGGTDLDRLRDELGVGDPGRNDDADDLNDELADRYADYADDYGAGDDDDGRPSGRR; translated from the coding sequence ATGGGGCGCGGCCGAGCAAAGGCCAAGCAGGTCAAGGTTGCTCGCCAGCTGAAGTACAACAGCGGTGGCACAGATCTTGACCGTCTTCGCGACGAACTCGGGGTCGGAGACCCCGGCCGCAATGACGACGCCGACGACCTCAACGATGAGCTGGCGGATCGCTATGCCGATTACGCCGACGACTACGGCGCCGGTGACGACGACGATGGCCGTCCGTCCGGCCGCCGATAG
- a CDS encoding Leu/Phe/Val dehydrogenase, translating to MTDVFGTSHKDVHEQVVFCADEQSGLRAIIAVHNTALGPALGGTRFYPYESEQAALADVLNLAKGMAYKNALAGLDHGGGKAVIIGDPARDKSEALLRAYGRFVESLGGRYVTACDVGTYSEDMDVVARESRFVTGRTLANGGAGDSSILTAYGVFQGMRASAELVYGTPSLHGRRVGVEGVGKVGHRLVELLREDGAEVVVCDVDPRAVERVRQRHPEVEVVADAAALTAADLDVFSPCALGGALDDETVGRLRARIVCGAANNQLAHAGVEKQLAERGILYAPDYVVNSGGVIQVADELRGFDMERARAKAAQIYDTTSKIFRIAADEGVPPAVAADRLAERRMSEVGRIRAIWLGH from the coding sequence GTGACCGACGTCTTCGGCACGTCCCATAAGGACGTCCACGAGCAGGTCGTGTTCTGCGCCGACGAGCAGAGCGGGCTGCGCGCCATCATCGCCGTCCACAACACGGCGCTCGGCCCCGCACTCGGCGGGACCCGTTTCTATCCCTACGAGAGCGAGCAGGCGGCCCTCGCCGACGTGCTCAACCTGGCCAAGGGCATGGCCTACAAGAACGCCCTGGCCGGTCTCGACCACGGCGGCGGCAAGGCCGTCATCATCGGCGACCCGGCCCGCGACAAGAGCGAGGCGCTGCTCCGCGCCTACGGCAGGTTCGTCGAGTCGCTGGGCGGGCGCTACGTCACCGCCTGCGACGTCGGCACCTACAGCGAGGACATGGACGTCGTCGCCCGTGAGTCACGCTTCGTGACCGGCCGCACCCTGGCCAACGGCGGCGCCGGCGACTCCTCCATCCTCACCGCGTACGGCGTCTTCCAGGGCATGCGCGCCTCGGCCGAGCTGGTCTACGGCACGCCCTCCCTGCACGGCCGGCGCGTGGGTGTCGAGGGGGTGGGCAAGGTCGGCCACCGCCTGGTGGAGCTCCTGCGCGAGGACGGCGCCGAGGTCGTGGTCTGCGACGTCGACCCCAGGGCCGTCGAGCGGGTGCGCCAGCGCCATCCCGAGGTCGAGGTGGTGGCCGACGCGGCGGCGCTGACGGCGGCCGACCTCGACGTGTTCTCGCCGTGCGCGCTCGGCGGGGCGCTCGACGACGAGACCGTGGGGCGCCTTCGCGCGCGGATCGTCTGCGGCGCGGCCAACAACCAGCTCGCGCACGCCGGGGTCGAGAAGCAGCTCGCCGAGCGCGGCATCCTGTACGCCCCCGACTACGTGGTCAACTCGGGCGGCGTGATCCAGGTCGCCGACGAGCTGAGGGGCTTCGACATGGAGCGGGCCAGGGCCAAGGCCGCCCAGATCTACGACACGACTTCGAAGATCTTCCGAATCGCGGCCGATGAGGGAGTTCCTCCCGCGGTCGCAGCGGATAGGCTAGCTGAGCGCAGAATGTCGGAAGTCGGGCGTATTAGGGCCATTTGGCTTGGCCACTGA
- the bldC gene encoding developmental transcriptional regulator BldC, whose product MSARTPEAEPLLTPAEVATMFRVDPKTVTRWAKAGKLTSIRTLGGHRRYRETEVRALLAGIPQQRSE is encoded by the coding sequence ATGTCAGCTCGTACACCCGAGGCCGAGCCGCTGCTTACGCCCGCTGAGGTCGCCACCATGTTCAGGGTCGACCCCAAGACCGTCACGCGGTGGGCCAAGGCGGGTAAGTTGACGTCCATCCGTACTCTCGGTGGCCATCGGCGTTACCGGGAGACCGAGGTTCGGGCACTGCTCGCGGGCATTCCGCAGCAGCGCTCCGAGTAA
- a CDS encoding TetR/AcrR family transcriptional regulator — MTSGKSAETARPARRRLSVDRRREELMAAALELFSTRDAEDVSIDDVASAAGASRALVYHYFGGKQELYVAALKSAAEQLESRLRPQGGGRPLDELASGLGRYFDFVEEHAAGFAALLRGGPANRTGEVGEIVDGVRRRLFRLIQKQMGVEEPSPVLRATLRSWIASVETAGLDWLEHRDLERPALERMLVDQMVALLGVAATYDAGVAALLERLA, encoded by the coding sequence GTGACATCCGGTAAGTCAGCCGAGACGGCACGGCCGGCGCGGCGCAGGCTCAGCGTCGACCGCCGCCGCGAGGAGCTGATGGCGGCGGCCCTGGAGCTGTTCAGCACCCGCGACGCGGAGGATGTCTCGATCGACGACGTGGCGTCGGCGGCGGGCGCGTCGCGGGCCCTGGTCTACCACTACTTCGGCGGCAAGCAGGAGCTCTACGTGGCCGCGCTGAAGAGCGCGGCCGAGCAGCTCGAGTCGCGGCTGAGACCCCAGGGGGGCGGCCGGCCGCTGGACGAGCTGGCCTCGGGGCTCGGGCGCTACTTCGACTTCGTGGAGGAGCACGCGGCCGGCTTCGCCGCGTTGCTGCGCGGCGGCCCGGCCAACCGGACCGGCGAGGTCGGCGAGATCGTCGACGGCGTGCGGCGGCGGCTGTTCCGCCTCATCCAGAAGCAGATGGGGGTGGAGGAGCCCAGCCCGGTGCTGCGCGCGACCCTGCGCTCGTGGATCGCGTCGGTGGAGACGGCCGGTCTCGATTGGCTGGAGCACCGGGATCTGGAGCGCCCGGCGCTCGAACGCATGCTGGTGGACCAGATGGTGGCGCTGCTCGGGGTCGCGGCCACCTACGACGCCGGCGTGGCCGCCCTGCTGGAGCGGCTGGCCTAG
- a CDS encoding LacI family DNA-binding transcriptional regulator — protein sequence MSGPPVKTSTITELREVDALPRPRPTIRNVAERAGVSKSLVSLVLRGSPHVSEHRRQAVLQAARELGYRPNAVARSLVEGRTHLVGALVADLHNPFYAEFLDGLQESLHGDGLRMLIGNSQWDPAFEDEAVEAFLELRVDGLVLLGIPPTSETLIEATAYTPTVVVGERDIELDGVDIVVDDDQLGARLAIDHLVELGHKRIAHIEGPRSSRCEGYLVAMRRHSLAPYIMVEAADASEEGGREAATALLTRDPRPTAIFAANDVVALGVLSAAAGLGLRVPEDLSVIGYDNTHLSASTHISLTSVDQARRAMGRSAAALLSDRIGDPGKASRLREVRPELIVRRSTGRV from the coding sequence ATGTCAGGACCGCCCGTCAAAACTTCAACGATCACTGAGCTGAGAGAGGTAGATGCCTTGCCTCGGCCCAGACCAACCATCCGTAACGTCGCCGAGCGAGCCGGCGTCTCGAAATCGCTGGTCTCTCTCGTGCTGCGCGGATCCCCGCACGTGAGCGAGCACCGGCGCCAGGCCGTGCTGCAGGCTGCCCGCGAGCTGGGCTACCGGCCCAACGCGGTCGCGCGCAGCCTGGTCGAAGGCCGTACGCATCTCGTCGGCGCGCTCGTCGCCGACCTGCACAATCCGTTCTACGCCGAGTTCCTCGACGGCCTTCAGGAGAGCCTGCACGGCGACGGGCTGCGCATGCTCATCGGGAACAGCCAGTGGGACCCCGCGTTCGAGGACGAGGCCGTGGAGGCCTTCCTGGAGCTGCGGGTGGACGGGCTGGTCCTGCTGGGCATCCCGCCGACCAGCGAGACCCTGATCGAGGCGACCGCCTACACGCCCACGGTGGTCGTCGGGGAACGTGACATCGAGCTCGACGGCGTCGACATCGTGGTCGACGACGACCAGCTCGGCGCCCGCCTGGCCATCGACCACCTGGTCGAGCTGGGGCACAAGCGCATCGCGCACATCGAGGGGCCGCGCTCGTCACGGTGCGAGGGCTACCTCGTGGCCATGCGCAGGCACTCGCTGGCGCCGTACATCATGGTCGAGGCGGCCGACGCCTCGGAGGAGGGCGGCCGGGAGGCGGCGACGGCGCTGCTGACCCGCGACCCCAGGCCCACGGCGATCTTCGCCGCCAACGACGTGGTCGCGCTGGGCGTGCTGTCCGCCGCCGCCGGCCTGGGCCTGCGCGTCCCCGAGGACCTGTCCGTGATCGGCTACGACAACACGCACCTGTCGGCCTCCACCCACATCTCCCTGACCTCCGTCGACCAGGCCCGCCGGGCCATGGGCCGGTCGGCGGCGGCGCTGCTGAGCGACCGGATCGGCGACCCCGGCAAGGCCTCGCGGCTGCGCGAGGTGCGGCCGGAGCTGATCGTGCGGCGGAGCACGGGTCGCGTCTGA
- a CDS encoding N-acetylmuramoyl-L-alanine amidase → MRALAASALAVCGLIASACGGAGSGAGSGAGSGSGDAAAGQAAPVTTTASQQSQPPQTSGKQEPPAAKPLDGKVIVIDPGHNGGNYRRPDIINRQVDVLTEKKACDTTGTSTNDGYSEAAFTWDVSNRLAKILKSRGAAVKLTRSDNTGVGPCITQRAAIGNKAKADAAISVHADGAGPGDHGFHVIMPKKIGGPVDKVVAKSSRLGVDVRDAYRKGTGIAYSTYIGRDALDYRNDLGGLNLSTVPKVFIETGNMRNAGDAAKLKSPAFRQRIAVALANGLQHYLGA, encoded by the coding sequence ATGCGTGCTCTAGCAGCCTCAGCTCTCGCCGTCTGCGGCCTGATCGCCTCCGCGTGCGGCGGCGCCGGCTCGGGGGCCGGCTCCGGGGCCGGTTCCGGTTCCGGTGACGCCGCGGCGGGTCAGGCCGCTCCCGTGACCACCACCGCCTCTCAGCAGTCGCAGCCGCCGCAGACCTCCGGCAAGCAGGAGCCGCCGGCCGCCAAGCCGCTCGACGGCAAGGTCATCGTCATCGACCCGGGGCACAACGGCGGCAACTACCGCCGTCCCGACATCATCAACCGCCAGGTGGACGTGCTGACCGAGAAGAAGGCGTGCGACACCACCGGCACCTCCACCAACGACGGCTACAGCGAGGCCGCCTTCACCTGGGACGTCTCCAACCGCCTCGCCAAGATCCTCAAGAGCCGGGGCGCCGCCGTCAAGCTCACCAGGAGCGACAACACCGGCGTCGGCCCCTGCATCACCCAGCGGGCCGCGATCGGCAACAAGGCGAAGGCGGACGCCGCGATCTCCGTCCACGCCGACGGGGCGGGCCCCGGCGACCACGGCTTCCACGTCATCATGCCGAAGAAGATCGGCGGGCCGGTGGACAAGGTGGTGGCCAAGTCGTCGCGGCTCGGCGTCGACGTCCGCGACGCCTACCGCAAGGGCACCGGCATCGCCTACTCCACCTACATCGGCCGCGACGCGCTCGACTACCGCAACGACCTCGGCGGCCTCAACCTGTCCACCGTGCCGAAGGTCTTCATCGAGACCGGCAACATGCGCAACGCGGGCGACGCGGCCAAGCTGAAGAGCCCGGCGTTCCGGCAGCGGATCGCGGTGGCGCTGGCGAACGGATTGCAGCACTATCTGGGAGCATGA
- a CDS encoding beta-N-acetylhexosaminidase: protein MIPRPELFSRLSGSFELSAGATVSGDLVDAVRLALPGLDLRPGDAGEIDVRRDPAIGEEAYRLTTGSRGVEIVAGGRAGAFYAAQTLHQLLPPASYRFAERTSWPVPGARIEDAPRFSWRGLHLDVARHFFPTREVLRLIDLMALHKLNRLHLHLVDDQGWRVESRAYPLLHEVSSHRPRTVVSHYREPVVYDEVPHGGYYTLDDLAEIGAYARSRCVTVVPEIDVPGHASAILAAYPAFGATGEPYEVLDRWGISPAILSPLPPTVEFLTTIFDEVIGALGGTPYVHIGGDEVVLDHWAGSAEITAYRESLGLSSVNDLQAWFLRRLADALAERGARAVVWDEAFVSGGLREDTVVMPWRGMGVGRRAAAAGHDVVATPVFPLYFDYAESSSPDEPMAIGDAITLADVAAFRPAPEDWSDAERARVLGAQAQLWSERVPDARTLDYRMWPRACALAEVAWSGTGQDGFAGRLEEHLGRLDALGVEYRPLAGPHPWQRRRPHRPSTVRVTDVMARIEAMTHDPESTRPSV, encoded by the coding sequence ATGATCCCTCGTCCTGAGCTTTTCTCCCGCCTGTCCGGTTCCTTCGAGCTGAGCGCCGGCGCGACCGTGTCCGGCGACCTCGTGGACGCCGTGCGTCTCGCCCTCCCCGGCCTCGACCTGCGGCCCGGCGACGCGGGCGAGATCGACGTGCGGCGCGACCCGGCGATCGGCGAGGAGGCCTACCGGCTGACGACGGGCTCGCGGGGCGTGGAGATCGTGGCCGGCGGCCGGGCCGGGGCCTTCTACGCGGCCCAGACGCTGCACCAGCTCCTGCCGCCCGCGTCCTACCGGTTCGCCGAGCGGACGTCCTGGCCGGTGCCCGGCGCGCGGATCGAGGACGCCCCGCGCTTCTCCTGGCGGGGCCTGCACCTGGACGTGGCCCGGCACTTCTTCCCCACGCGGGAGGTCCTGCGGCTGATCGACCTGATGGCGCTGCACAAGCTCAACCGGCTGCACCTGCACCTGGTCGACGACCAGGGCTGGCGGGTGGAGAGCCGGGCGTACCCGCTGCTGCACGAGGTCAGCTCGCACCGGCCGCGCACCGTCGTCAGCCACTACCGGGAGCCGGTCGTCTACGACGAGGTGCCGCACGGCGGTTACTACACGCTGGACGACCTGGCCGAGATCGGCGCGTACGCGCGCTCGCGCTGCGTGACGGTCGTGCCGGAGATCGACGTGCCGGGCCACGCCTCGGCGATCCTGGCCGCCTACCCGGCGTTCGGGGCGACCGGGGAGCCGTACGAGGTGCTGGACCGGTGGGGCATCTCCCCCGCCATCCTGTCGCCGCTGCCGCCGACGGTCGAGTTCCTGACCACGATCTTCGACGAGGTGATCGGCGCGCTGGGCGGGACGCCGTACGTGCACATCGGCGGCGACGAGGTGGTGCTCGACCACTGGGCCGGCTCCGCCGAGATCACCGCGTACCGCGAGTCGCTGGGCCTGTCGTCGGTCAACGACCTCCAGGCGTGGTTCCTGCGCCGGCTGGCCGACGCGCTGGCCGAGCGCGGGGCCCGGGCCGTGGTGTGGGACGAGGCGTTCGTCAGCGGCGGGCTGCGCGAGGACACCGTGGTCATGCCGTGGCGCGGCATGGGCGTGGGCCGGCGGGCGGCGGCGGCCGGGCACGACGTGGTGGCGACGCCGGTGTTCCCGCTCTACTTCGACTACGCCGAGTCGTCCTCGCCGGACGAGCCGATGGCCATCGGCGACGCGATCACGCTCGCGGACGTGGCCGCCTTCCGTCCCGCGCCGGAGGACTGGAGCGACGCGGAGCGCGCCCGGGTGCTGGGCGCGCAGGCGCAGCTCTGGAGCGAGCGGGTCCCCGACGCCCGCACGCTCGACTACCGGATGTGGCCGCGGGCCTGCGCGCTCGCCGAGGTCGCCTGGTCGGGCACCGGCCAGGACGGCTTCGCCGGCCGGCTGGAGGAGCACCTGGGCCGGCTGGACGCGCTCGGCGTGGAGTACCGGCCCCTGGCCGGGCCGCACCCGTGGCAGCGCCGCCGCCCGCACCGGCCGAGCACGGTCCGGGTGACGGACGTCATGGCCCGCATCGAGGCCATGACGCACGACCCGGAGTCGACCCGGCCGAGCGTGTGA
- a CDS encoding GNAT family N-acetyltransferase → MIEAVPLTDDVILRPVTERDDEALLRAYTRNRDHLRRWEPRRPDEFYTLPGQAHRLKDLLRQQADGRTVPWVLADGDEVVGGMTLNNIVRGPWLNADLGYWTDARYTGRGLTTKAVLEVCRIADQELGLHRIAAATLLDNAASQSVLRKAGFEQFGTAPDYLEIDGRWQDHRLFQRILNDRPAFTF, encoded by the coding sequence GTGATCGAAGCAGTACCACTCACCGACGACGTCATCCTGCGCCCGGTCACCGAGCGGGACGACGAAGCCCTCCTGCGGGCCTACACCCGCAACCGCGACCACCTGCGCCGCTGGGAGCCCCGGCGCCCCGACGAGTTCTACACCCTGCCCGGCCAGGCCCACCGCCTGAAGGACCTGCTGCGCCAGCAGGCCGACGGCCGCACCGTGCCGTGGGTGCTGGCCGACGGCGACGAGGTGGTGGGCGGCATGACGCTCAACAACATCGTCCGCGGCCCGTGGCTCAACGCCGACCTCGGCTACTGGACCGACGCCCGCTACACCGGCCGCGGCCTGACCACCAAGGCCGTGCTGGAGGTGTGCAGGATCGCCGACCAGGAGCTCGGCCTGCACCGCATCGCCGCCGCGACCCTGCTCGACAACGCGGCCTCGCAGAGCGTGCTCCGCAAGGCCGGCTTCGAGCAGTTCGGCACCGCCCCCGACTACCTGGAGATCGACGGCCGCTGGCAGGACCACCGGCTGTTCCAGCGCATACTCAACGACCGGCCCGCGTTCACGTTCTGA